The sequence CTTGGATTTTGGTCACAGAATCAGCGCTGTTACCTTTAATCCAAAAGGAGCATTTTTTAAATACTCAGCATAGCTTTTGCCATTCTCCCCAGCTTAGCTGGGGGTTTAGCTCTGTAATTAGAACTCAGCCAAAAAAAGCAAAACAAAAACGGACTAAAAAAATTCAGACTCAGACGATACCGGAAACCACTAAACCTTCTACCGTTACCATTGCAGAGAAAGATAAATTTAAAATTGCGGTGATGGAATTTAAATCACTTAATCCGGGAGCGAAAAGTGCGTCTTTAGGTTCCATGATTGCTGAAATGTTCACCACCGAAGTGGTTAACAACAACTCATTTAAAATAGTGGAAAGAGAGCAGCTGAATAAAATATTGGGGGAGTTGCAAATAGGACAGAGCGGAGTCCTTGATACCACGGATGCTCAGAAATTAGGAAAGATTTTAGGGGCCGGTGCCATTATTACCGGATCTGTGATGAAACTGGGAGACAGTCTCCGTATTGATTCACGGATAATAGAAGTAGAGACCGGTATCATTGTCAGTGCGGAAAGAAGAATCTGTAAAGAAAACCTAACGGATATCAGCAGCAATATCGCTGATATGACGGCAGCATTGGCAAAGAAATTTTATAAACAGAAATGATTTAAAGAGAAAAACCAGCTGTTTTCTATAAAAAATTCCACATTAATGCGGTCGCGCCAACTATCCAGCAATAAGGTGCAAAATAATATAATTTACCCCTTTTTACAATTTTCAGAAGTAGTTTCAGGGATATATATCCTATCACGGCCGCCGAAACGGTTCCGGTAACAATCACTTTTATTGAAATTGAGGTGTGGCCGATGGATGAATCCATTCCAACTATCAGGGCGCCCAAAATAGCAGGAATAGATAAAAGAAATGAATAGCGTCCAGCAACCTCTCGATCGACTCCCATAAAAAGTGCCACCGAAATAGTTGACCCGGACCGTGATATGCCGGGAAGGATCGCCAAACCCTGTGTAAGACCAATCACCAGGGCATCTTTGGCAGTCACCCGGCCGATAGGTCTGCCGGTGGGGCTAGAATATCGAGTCACCCACAACAGCAAGCCTGTCACCATCAGCATGATGCCCACGATCCAGACTGCACCGAAGATCTGATCAGCCACCTGGTGAAATAAGATTCCCAACAGTGCGGTGGGAAGTGTACCCATCACAATTAAAGCGGTCATTCGTACCTGTTCATTTCTTGCATACAAAGGTTTATAACCGCCGGCGGCTTTTGCCAGGCCCGGTAAACGGATAAGCGTTATAGATATGGTTTTAATTTCATGGAAAAATACGATGCAAACAGCAATTAATGTTCCTACATGCAGGCTGATATCAAGTAGAAGTTCCGGTTCCTTGAACCCCAGCAGATTCTGGAATAATACCAGATGGCCGGAACTGCTGACCGGCAAAAATTCAGTCAACCCCTGAATAATGCCTAGAAATATGGCTTGTAACGGTTCCAATAAAACACCTATTTTGCTGTATGCCTTAATTCTTTATCAGTATATAACCGATTGCTTGGTTGGATGAGTCAATACCATCACTGCCTGCCCGACAGCAAGGAAAAATAAAAAAAAGAAAATTTGTGTTTGTGGTATGGTGCATGCAGAATGAATCTTGTTGACATAATTTGCTCATTCAAGATAGTTATGAGTATTATCTCATAAATGATTAATAACCAACCGTATAAAATGGGTTGGTGAGTTTTAGTCACAGAGTCCAATAAATGCGTGGTAAACGGGCGCTGACCTAATAAATTCAGGGAAATGCTTATGAAACTAAAAGTTTTGGTGGATAACCACACCATTATTGACAGATATTTTCTCGGTGAACCCGCGGTTTCTTATTTTATTGAAATAAACGGAACCCGGATTTTATTCGATACCGGATATTCCGACATTTTTATTACAAATGCGATCAAAATGGGGATTGACCTGCTTGATCTGGATTTGATTGTTCTGTCCCACGCCCACCTGGATCACACCTGGGGTCTTCAGCATCTTATTCAGTATTTTGCCGAAGCTAAATTTGAAAAAAAACCACATAAACGGCCTACCCTTATTGCCCACCCATCCATCTTTTTTTCTCGAACTTTTCAAAAATTGGGTGAAATCGGATGCCTGGTTTCCAAGGAAAAGGCCGGGGAATATTTCGATATCAAGCTCAGCCAGGAACCGGTCTGGCTGCATCCAAAACTGGTTTTTCTCGGCGAAATCGAACGAACACTGCCCTTTGAATCGAATAACCCCATTGGGAAAATTCATTCCCAAGAAGGAGAAAAGGACGATTTTGTGTTGGATGATTCGGCGCTTGTATTTCAATCTTCCAAAGGATTGGTGATCATCACCGGATGCGCCCATGCCGGTATTTGCAATACAGTGGAATATGCCATGAGGGTGTGTGGAGAGAAAAGGATAGTCGACATTATCGGTGGCTTTCATTTGCTTGACCCGCCGGAAGATCAACTGTCCGAGACTGTTCGATATTTCAAGAAATGGAACCCCTCCAAAGTCCATGCCTGCCATTGTACGGACCTTGATTCAAAGCTGGCTCTGTCCAGCGTGGTTCCACTGAAAGAGGTCGGCGTCGGTCTTGAGCTTTTATATCAAGATTAATACAACGAAAGGAGTAAAAAATGAAGAAAAAAACGTTTCAAAATTTTTGCATATGGTTGGGTGTTGGAATGCTGGTGTTTTCAATTTTTGCGCCAGCAGCCCATGCGGCTGATACCATAAAAATGGGTGTGGTAGGGGCTCACAGCGGCGATCTTGCTTCATATGGGATACCTACCGTTAAAGCCGCTGAGCTTGTCATCAAAAAGATCAATTCAACCGGAGGAATTCTGGGTAAAAAAATTGAGCTATTGGTGGAAGACGATCAGTGTAAAACCGAAATCGCAACCAACGCAGCGACTAAATTATTGACCAAGAGGGTCAATGTGGTGCTCGGTCATATCTGTAGCGGGCCATGCAAGGCGGCACTGGGAATTTATAAATCGGAAAATGTGATTGCCATGTCTCCGTCGGCTACCAATACCGAACTGACCAAAAGCGGTGAGTATCCGAATTTTTTCAGAACCATTGCCCCCGACGATGCCCAGGCAAAAACACAAATCGATTTTGCGCTCAATGTTTTAAAGGCAAAAAAGATCGCCATTGTACACGACAAAGGTGATTACGGCAAGGGATTGGCAGAATACGCCAAGGGTTTTCTTGAGAAAGACAGCAGGGCAAAACTCGTGCTTTATGAAGGCATCACTGCCGGGGCCGTCGATTACTCAGCCATAATTAACAAAGTGAAACGCTCAAAAGCCGATATTTTAATATACGGCGGTTTTCATCCGGAGGCCTCCAAGCTTGTCGGACTTATGCGTAAAAAACGAATGAAGACCATATTTCTTTCCGATGACGGGGTGAGAGACGATACATTCATCAAGATAGCCGGAAAATACGCCGAAGGTGTGTATGCCACCGGTCCCAAAGATACAAGCAAGAATAAAATGGCAATCGCAGCCATTGATGAACACAAAAAGGTTTACGGATCAGACCCCGGTGCATTTTTCCTTAACGCATATGCCGCTGCCACGGCGCTTATGGAAGCGATTAAAAAAGCCGGCTCCCTTGATTACGACGCCATTTCAAAGACTTTGCGTTCTGAATATTTTGCCACACCGCTGGGAAAAATAAGCTTTAACAAAAAAGGAGATGCGATCGGGGTTGGTTTTACCGTAGCTCAGGTACAAAATGGCGCTTACGTGGAGTTGAAATAAGCTTTTTCAAATATAAGATACCTTCAAATACGATACTGGTCGTAGCAGATCAGTATCGTAACCATAAATGAAAATTGAATAACCTTAAACAATAAAAGGCAGCTGGCATCGATTTCTACACGTTACCGGTTTCGACCCGGTCAATGAGATCCAGAGACGTACGTAAAGCCTGATCTTTGAACCGGACTTTCAAGGCGGATTGAAGCATTTCAAAACTGATAACCTTTCTTTGTTTTGCCAGGATTGCCAGGGATGCCAGTGCCCGGTCCTGGGATTTTATCCCCTGGGCCTTAAAATCTATATTCAATACCGTGGCCTTGCAGGAAGGAAGCTCTACTTGGGGAGCCTGAAGAATGAGGGTTTCTTCATCCAGGGTATTAAAGAAATCTTTGCGGCGATCCACCCCTTCCTGGCTTAAGGCCACGATCACATCCGGGTTCAAGATGCCGGTAAAGCCGATTTTTTCCGTGGACAGGACAAGCTCGCTGATGGAATGGCCCCTTAGCACAGTGATGGGATAGTCATTTTTTTGTGTGGCATTCAGTCCGGCAGACAGGCCTGCCAGGCATAAAATCTCTCCGGCGGTCACCACCCGTTGGCCTGCATTGCCAAGGATAATAACCTCCTGTCGTCCGGTATCCGGTGGAATGAGTGTCGACTCAATTTGTACAGGGGCCTTCACCGGGGTTGAGCTTTTGGCTACTTCGGTATAAGCTTGTCCATATTCTTTTCTAGCGTTTTCAGCAATCTCCCCTTTGGCTGGAGTTAGCTGGGATATCGATTGATCTATATCGTTTGGAGTCAGTTTGTTTCGCTTGGTGAAACGTCCCGGACAAATTCCCCATATATCAATCAGAGAAAAGCCGTTAAAGCGGATGGCCGTTTCAATTTGTTGCGATAGGTCTTTTTGATAACTGGAGCAGCGCGCGGCGTATGCGATTCCCGCTGAAGAGGCCACTTCACAGACATCCAGGGGGCGCTCCAGCCGGTTTAAAAATCCTGATCCAACCTGTGCTTCGGCCGGAGTGGTTGCAGAACACTGGCCCCCGGTCATGCCAAAATTAAAGTTATTTAAAACCAGTAAAGTCAAATCAAGATTCCGGCGGCAAGCAGCCAAAAGATGAGCACCGCCGATACCCATACCTCCGTCTCCCATGGTAACGATGACATTTAGCTCAGGTCGGGACAGTTTCAGCCCTGCGGCATAAGTCAGGGCACGGCCGTGAAGACCATGAAATGCGTGAGTATTAAAAAATGTATCAAAAAGTCCGGAGCAGCCGATATCACTGACCATAACGATCTGATTCCCCTGAAGGTTCATATTGGAAAATGCATGATCAAGGGCGTGGGCAACCCGCTCATGGGAACAACCCGGGCAAAAGACCGGAGGCCTGCCTTTATTTAACAGACTGGACATCAATAATTACCTCCTGTAACTGATCCGGATAAATCAGGCTGCCATCCATTTGTCCATAGAATTTGAGCTGTTTTTCCGGTAGAACGCGCTGAATTTCATGAACATACTGTCCAAGATTCATCTCTGCAACGACCACATGTTTATAATTTTTGGCTTTTTCCCGAATCAAATCTTCAGGGACCGGCCAGAGTGTCTTGAGAACAAGGTGAGATACCGGTGTGCCTTTCTGTTTGAGAGCCTCACAGGTTGCCCGGGCAGCGCGGCTGGTGACCCCATAGGTAATCAGCAGGGTGTCGGCATGTTCGTTAATGGTTTCTTCATAAAAAGAAAAAGAGTTTACCGTTGAAACCAGCTTTTGTTTCAACCGATGTTGATTCGCGGCGATCTCGTTGGAGTTGGTTGTAATATAACCATCCGAACCGTGGGTGGATGACGTCTGGCGTACCGTTACATCGCTGCCTATGGGAAGAAAGTCGGGTACCATTGCACCGTCAGTCACCTTAAAGGGAAGAAACGGTTTTTGCTTAATAGGAGACTTACGCTCTTTAATATCGGGTGTTATAATACTTTCAAGGTCAATACCCTCACGCGTCATGGCAATTTCCTTGTTAGACGCAATGAATACCGGGCAGCGGAATTCTTCAGCAAGATTAAACGCCTGCATGGTCAGCAAAAAGCAGTCTTTCACATCAACCGGGGCCAAAACAATGACAGGCAACCCGCCGCTGTTGCCCCAGCGCATAAAATGAATATCGCCGTCTGCTCCGCGGGTGGCTGAACCGGTGGAAGGCCCCAGTCTCTGGACATCGACAATAACTATCGGTATTTCACTTCCGACGGAGAAAGAAATTTGCTCGCTGTACAAGCTGATACCCGGTCCGGAAGTGGCTGTCATCGATTTATATCCGGTCATGGAAGCTCCGAGGCAATAGCCGATTGAAGCGATCTCATCCTCACCCTGAAGACATATTCCGCCTGAAGGGGGCAGCAGGTTAAGCATGGTATTAAAAATAGTGGTGGCCGGTGTAATCGGATAACCGGCAAAGAACCGGCAACCTGATTTCATCGCTCCCCAGGCAATTGCTTCATTTCCCTCTAAAAAAGATAACGCCATTTTATAACCTTTTTTGTTCAAACTGGAAAAATAAAAAAATAACGGCACGAAAAAGATAACTTCCTTTAGACAATAAAACAAAGAGTGTCAAAGGAAAAAATTCGGATAAACACCTTTGAAAAAGAAAATGATGGGCCAGGCAACAGGAGGCCACATTCATCGCAATATTGATTGCATCTTGCAGATTCAGACGGGTAATGATATTGAAAAGGAATGAATATGAACTTTAAATCTTTATGTTTAATGCTGGTGTTGGCTTTGTTGTTTATAAGCTGTTCCCAGGACCCAATTACTGCATTTCAAAATGTTAATCTTATCCCGATGACCGATGAAAAGATAGTCCAAAACCAAACTGTGTTGGTCAAAGGGAAAAGGATCGTTGAAATCGGTTTATCCGCTGAAATAACCATACCGCAAAATTCGAAAATTATTGACGGGTCTGGGTCATACCTGATGCCCGGCCTGGCTGATATGCACATGCACACCAGAGATGATTGGTTGAGTCCTGCGTGGCCGGTATCGCCATTTCATTTGTATCTTGCCAACGGTGTAACCACAATCCGGTGTTTCGGCCCGATGGGAAAATCTCCCAATTATATCCTGGTTTGGCGGGATGCAATCAACAAAGGGAAACTCAGCGGGCCCACTGTCATAACCTGTGGGCCCATACTCTATGGTCCGGTTAAAGAGCCTCAGAGAGCTGTTCGTGATCAGAAGGAGCAGGGTTATGATTTTGTCAAGCTCTATTCATTTCTGTCTAAGGATGAATTTCAGCAGGCAATGACTGCAGCAAAGAAACTCGATATGTACACTGTCGGCCATATACCATTTTCAGTGGGTTTGGATGGCATTCTATCAGAGGGCATGGATGAAATTGCCCATATTGAGGAGTTGGATTTTGAATTTATTGATTTCGACCGCACCGAGAAACGGGGACGGGTCGAATGGTTCCGCTATATTCTCCACACCGCTGATCAACAGTATAAAGCATTGTTCGGTTTTGATATGGAGAATATTGAGGAGGAATATGGAAAAATCATATCCGCTACCATCGATAAGCTTCGAACGACAAAAATTCCGGTTTGTACTACCCTGGTTGTAGGTGAGGGGATCGTTAAAAAGTTACATGAGACGGAAGCCTTCCTGACACGTCCGGAGAACAGGTATTTGCCCCGATGGTATCTGGATATGTTCCGCAGGGGAAAAGAAAAACATCAATTGATATTTAAAGGGTATGAGGATTTTGCGCCTTTTAAGTATAATCTGGAAAGACTGCTGCTGATAAAGTTGAAACAGGCGGGAATACCCCTGCTTCTATCTACCGATGCCAGCACCGGAGGGATGGGCATTGTCCCTGGTTTCTCCATCCACGATGAACTGCAAATTCTGATAAAAAATGGTTTTTCACCCTATGAAGCCATTGCTGCCGGTACGGTAAATGCTTCAAAAATCGTCCAGGCGATGACTGGAGTGCATGATTTTGGCACCATTGAAGTAGGTAAAAGGGCAGATCTGCTTTTGGTCCAAGAGAATCCTTTGGACAATGTCGCTAAAATTAAACATCTTCGTGGCGT comes from Thermodesulfobacteriota bacterium and encodes:
- a CDS encoding MBL fold metallo-hydrolase encodes the protein MKLKVLVDNHTIIDRYFLGEPAVSYFIEINGTRILFDTGYSDIFITNAIKMGIDLLDLDLIVLSHAHLDHTWGLQHLIQYFAEAKFEKKPHKRPTLIAHPSIFFSRTFQKLGEIGCLVSKEKAGEYFDIKLSQEPVWLHPKLVFLGEIERTLPFESNNPIGKIHSQEGEKDDFVLDDSALVFQSSKGLVIITGCAHAGICNTVEYAMRVCGEKRIVDIIGGFHLLDPPEDQLSETVRYFKKWNPSKVHACHCTDLDSKLALSSVVPLKEVGVGLELLYQD
- a CDS encoding amidohydrolase family protein translates to MNFKSLCLMLVLALLFISCSQDPITAFQNVNLIPMTDEKIVQNQTVLVKGKRIVEIGLSAEITIPQNSKIIDGSGSYLMPGLADMHMHTRDDWLSPAWPVSPFHLYLANGVTTIRCFGPMGKSPNYILVWRDAINKGKLSGPTVITCGPILYGPVKEPQRAVRDQKEQGYDFVKLYSFLSKDEFQQAMTAAKKLDMYTVGHIPFSVGLDGILSEGMDEIAHIEELDFEFIDFDRTEKRGRVEWFRYILHTADQQYKALFGFDMENIEEEYGKIISATIDKLRTTKIPVCTTLVVGEGIVKKLHETEAFLTRPENRYLPRWYLDMFRRGKEKHQLIFKGYEDFAPFKYNLERLLLIKLKQAGIPLLLSTDASTGGMGIVPGFSIHDELQILIKNGFSPYEAIAAGTVNASKIVQAMTGVHDFGTIEVGKRADLLLVQENPLDNVAKIKHLRGVMAAGQWYSKAKLQKMIALKK
- a CDS encoding branched-chain amino acid ABC transporter substrate-binding protein, with translation MLVFSIFAPAAHAADTIKMGVVGAHSGDLASYGIPTVKAAELVIKKINSTGGILGKKIELLVEDDQCKTEIATNAATKLLTKRVNVVLGHICSGPCKAALGIYKSENVIAMSPSATNTELTKSGEYPNFFRTIAPDDAQAKTQIDFALNVLKAKKIAIVHDKGDYGKGLAEYAKGFLEKDSRAKLVLYEGITAGAVDYSAIINKVKRSKADILIYGGFHPEASKLVGLMRKKRMKTIFLSDDGVRDDTFIKIAGKYAEGVYATGPKDTSKNKMAIAAIDEHKKVYGSDPGAFFLNAYAAATALMEAIKKAGSLDYDAISKTLRSEYFATPLGKISFNKKGDAIGVGFTVAQVQNGAYVELK
- a CDS encoding FlgO family outer membrane protein, whose amino-acid sequence is WILVTESALLPLIQKEHFLNTQHSFCHSPQLSWGFSSVIRTQPKKAKQKRTKKIQTQTIPETTKPSTVTIAEKDKFKIAVMEFKSLNPGAKSASLGSMIAEMFTTEVVNNNSFKIVEREQLNKILGELQIGQSGVLDTTDAQKLGKILGAGAIITGSVMKLGDSLRIDSRIIEVETGIIVSAERRICKENLTDISSNIADMTAALAKKFYKQK
- a CDS encoding thiamine pyrophosphate-dependent enzyme, which translates into the protein MSSLLNKGRPPVFCPGCSHERVAHALDHAFSNMNLQGNQIVMVSDIGCSGLFDTFFNTHAFHGLHGRALTYAAGLKLSRPELNVIVTMGDGGMGIGGAHLLAACRRNLDLTLLVLNNFNFGMTGGQCSATTPAEAQVGSGFLNRLERPLDVCEVASSAGIAYAARCSSYQKDLSQQIETAIRFNGFSLIDIWGICPGRFTKRNKLTPNDIDQSISQLTPAKGEIAENARKEYGQAYTEVAKSSTPVKAPVQIESTLIPPDTGRQEVIILGNAGQRVVTAGEILCLAGLSAGLNATQKNDYPITVLRGHSISELVLSTEKIGFTGILNPDVIVALSQEGVDRRKDFFNTLDEETLILQAPQVELPSCKATVLNIDFKAQGIKSQDRALASLAILAKQRKVISFEMLQSALKVRFKDQALRTSLDLIDRVETGNV
- a CDS encoding undecaprenyl-diphosphate phosphatase; protein product: MEPLQAIFLGIIQGLTEFLPVSSSGHLVLFQNLLGFKEPELLLDISLHVGTLIAVCIVFFHEIKTISITLIRLPGLAKAAGGYKPLYARNEQVRMTALIVMGTLPTALLGILFHQVADQIFGAVWIVGIMLMVTGLLLWVTRYSSPTGRPIGRVTAKDALVIGLTQGLAILPGISRSGSTISVALFMGVDREVAGRYSFLLSIPAILGALIVGMDSSIGHTSISIKVIVTGTVSAAVIGYISLKLLLKIVKRGKLYYFAPYCWIVGATALMWNFL
- a CDS encoding transketolase C-terminal domain-containing protein; translated protein: MALSFLEGNEAIAWGAMKSGCRFFAGYPITPATTIFNTMLNLLPPSGGICLQGEDEIASIGYCLGASMTGYKSMTATSGPGISLYSEQISFSVGSEIPIVIVDVQRLGPSTGSATRGADGDIHFMRWGNSGGLPVIVLAPVDVKDCFLLTMQAFNLAEEFRCPVFIASNKEIAMTREGIDLESIITPDIKERKSPIKQKPFLPFKVTDGAMVPDFLPIGSDVTVRQTSSTHGSDGYITTNSNEIAANQHRLKQKLVSTVNSFSFYEETINEHADTLLITYGVTSRAARATCEALKQKGTPVSHLVLKTLWPVPEDLIREKAKNYKHVVVAEMNLGQYVHEIQRVLPEKQLKFYGQMDGSLIYPDQLQEVIIDVQSVK